In Kangiella koreensis DSM 16069, a single window of DNA contains:
- a CDS encoding sulfite exporter TauE/SafE family protein codes for MPIEPYFLLLLLALGLLNGILAGLFGIGGGLVIVPAMVWLLPQIDVPDQHIMHMALATSMATICFIAVSSALAHYRRGSVSIRLLKLLVPGIMVGSLLGSYLAKLMNTEWLAWIFGFFSILMGLRMMIDKLPVAKGERLHWQQATPSAVVMGALSSLVGIGGGSLVVPYLLFHKEKLVLSIGTAAACGLPLAVMAAVGYILLGWNVQGLPDYHLGYVYLPAMIAIAVGSIVTAPFGAYLAHRLPTKVIKRFFALLLIIVGIKIITEYL; via the coding sequence ATGCCAATTGAACCTTACTTTTTACTGCTCTTGCTGGCGCTAGGCCTTTTGAATGGCATTCTTGCCGGTTTATTCGGTATTGGTGGTGGTTTGGTGATTGTGCCAGCCATGGTCTGGCTGTTACCGCAAATTGACGTGCCGGATCAGCACATTATGCATATGGCGTTAGCCACTTCGATGGCTACCATCTGCTTTATCGCTGTCTCGTCCGCCTTAGCGCACTATCGTCGTGGCTCGGTTTCCATTCGATTATTGAAATTGTTAGTGCCAGGCATCATGGTTGGCTCCTTGTTGGGCTCCTATTTAGCTAAGCTGATGAATACCGAGTGGCTGGCCTGGATTTTTGGCTTTTTCTCGATATTGATGGGCCTGCGCATGATGATCGATAAATTACCTGTGGCTAAAGGTGAACGCCTGCATTGGCAGCAAGCCACGCCCAGCGCCGTAGTCATGGGCGCTTTGTCATCATTAGTCGGCATTGGTGGTGGCAGTCTGGTAGTTCCCTACCTGCTGTTTCATAAAGAAAAACTGGTGTTGTCGATTGGTACCGCAGCGGCTTGCGGTTTACCCTTGGCGGTGATGGCTGCGGTGGGCTATATTTTATTGGGCTGGAATGTGCAAGGATTGCCTGATTATCACTTGGGCTATGTTTATCTGCCTGCTATGATTGCGATTGCCGTCGGCTCCATCGTGACCGCGCCTTTTGGCGCCTACCTGGCGCACCGCTTGCCAACCAAGGTTATTAAACGATTTTTTGCCTTATTGTTAATCATCGTTGGCATCAAAATTATTACAGAATACTTATAA